Proteins from a genomic interval of Labrus mixtus chromosome 24, fLabMix1.1, whole genome shotgun sequence:
- the LOC132959540 gene encoding probable ribonuclease ZC3H12C has protein sequence MGQKDHVEAEAGHVLDLVLDLEYLHVAGADRQAGGADGPPAMEEQGDTSSSGGTVDPPPPPGSVDEIAGSGVGVESAPPSLDPDGGEAGLTHSKNTHQPLCRTQCVDLGTEGPPEPPSEPPSEPSTEHEPDTPVQSSSPEPPSNPAAAEPAPESGGKEYQAKLDFALKLGYSEETVRLVLSKLGPDTLINDILGELVKLGTKSDGEQQAASLASTSSSSSTSSSSCGCSDLLDSQRSDSPCLSESLCDQDNLRPIVLDGSNVAMSHGNKEVFSCQGIQLAVDWFLERGHHDITVFVPAWRKEQSRPDAPITDQEILRRLEKEKILVFTPSRRVQGRRVVCYDDRFIVKLAYESDGIIVSNDNYRDLANEKPEWKKFIDERLLMYSFVNDKFMPPDDPLGRHGPSLDNFLRKRPIMPEQKKQPCPYGKKCTYGHKCKYYHPERGAQPQRAVADELRASAKTCVTTKHQADPGLVKSHSVPAGSIEVKKGAPKRQSDPSIRALSYGDAEEKLLAKSRLESQKSGLYGSSGSSSCSGGLTPAPPSGLSLPQEQQPRAPTPHALPAPGHDLYPHCESPDLSYYSVTRAYSGLSLSSRRSPDCRFPNDSDLRIGSMGSAGSECGSESSVSCGSSCDSYSERPCPGCPPDTLLEDGMHFTNPHSRLYPHHPASNHDLCGLHPAEYTNIQHSHTSNPAVHSYHLSVARGPTCPHDQPPPDAPPKRPLYPLPPHLQHQPLAARSSCPGDYHSLPQSNPHPPGSPLGRCLAPTRAESVSDSHLYEHLSTLHHHHRTKALPGWDSYYRQPHLPPSRYEQSAYQSLPDTRQSSWHSPPWAQDGYAPHHSSHPALHPSPTHYLNHPPPRSHSPHPPHPSSTPLPPYSSHLSVPSHAQPSYMHPESSAHSRYEDAREKVYVNLCNIFPSELVSRVMARSPHVTDPQQLAAAILTEKTQTRY, from the exons ATGGGCCAGAAGGACCATGTGGAGGCAGAAGCAGGCCACGTCCTCGACCTGGTGCTGGACTTGGAATATCTCCACGTAGCAGGGGCCGACCGACAGGCTGGCGGCGCTGACGGGCCCCCTGCTATGGAGGAGCAGGGGGACACCTCCAGCAGCGGCGGCACCGTCGATCCGCCTCCTCCGCCGGGTTCAGTGGACGAAATAGCGGGTTCGGGTGTAGGGGTCGAGTCGGCGCCACCTTCCCTCGACCCAGATGGAGGAGAAGCGGGGTTAACCCACAGTAAGAACACCCACCAGCCGCTCTGTCGCACCCAGTGTGTAGACTTGGGCACTGAGGGTCCTCCTGAGCCCCCGTCTGAGCCCCCGTCTGAGCCCTCAACAGAACATGAACCTGACACACCAGTCCAGTCCTCCTCACCTGAGCCTCCATCCAACCCCGCTGCAGCAGAGCCAGCTCCTGAATCAGGCGGGAAGGAGTACCAGGCGAAGCTGGACTTTGCCCTGAAGCTGGGATACTCTGAGGAAACGGTGCGGCTGGTTCTGTCCAAGCTCGGCCCAGACACCCTCATCAACGACATACTGGGAGAGCTGGTCAAACTGGGCACCAAGTCGGACGGCGAGCAGCAGGCCGCATCGCTGGCCTCCACGTCGTCATCGtcgtccacctcctcctcctcctgtggatGCTCCGACCTCCTGGATAGCCAGAGGTCGGACTCGCCGTGCCTGTCAGAGTCCCTGTGTGACCAGGACAACCTGCGGCCAATCGTGTTGGACGGCAGCAACGTCGCCATGAG CCATGGCAACAAGGAAGTGTTTTCCTGCCAGGGCATCCAGCTTGCAGTCGATTGGTTCCTTGAGCGCGGCcaccatgacatcacagtgTTTGTGCCGGCGTGGAGGAAGGAGCAGTCTCGCCCCGACGCCCCGATCACAG ATCAGGAGATCCTGCGTCgcctggagaaggagaagatcCTCGTCTTCACTCCTTCGCGGCGCGTCCAAGGTCGCCGCGTGGTCTGCTACGATGACCGCTTCATCGTCAAGCTGGCCTACGAGTCGGACGGAATCATCGTCTCCAACGACAACTACAGGGACCTCGCCAACGAGAAGCCCGAGTGGAAGAAGTTCATCGACGAGCGGCTGCTCATGTACTCTTTTGTCAATGACAA ATTCATGCCCCCAGATGACCCTCTGGGTCGTCACGGCCCCAGCTTAGACAACTTCCTGAGGAAAAGGCCGATCATGCCTGAGCAGAAGAAACAGCCTTGCCCATACG GAAAGAAGTGCACTTACGGCCACAAATGTAAATACTACCACCCTGAGAGAGGGGCTCAGCCTCAGCGTGCTGTGGCTGACGAGCTGCGTGCCAGTGCTAAGACCTGCGTCACCACAAAGCACCAGGCGGACCCTGGCCTCGTGAAGAGCCACAGCGTGCCGGCTGGCAGCATTGAGGTGAAAAAGGGAGCCCCGAAAAGACAGTCAGACCCAAGCATCCGCGCTCTGTCATACGGTGATGCCGAGGAGAAGCTGCTGGCTAAAAGTCGGCTGGAGAGCCAGAAGAGCGGTCTGTAtggcagcagcggcagcagtaGTTGCAGCGGGGGTTTAACCCCAGCTCCTCCATCTGGTCTGAGCCTTCCCCAAGAGCAGCAGCCCCGAGCGCCCACTCCTCATGCTCTACCAGCCCCGGGCCATGATCTTTACCCTCACTGTGAGTCTCCAGATTTAAGCTACTACTCTGTAACACGTGCCTACTCGGGCCTGAGCCTCTCGTCCAGACGGAGCCCGGACTGCCGCTTCCCCAACGACTCAGACCTGCGGATCGGCTCAATGGGCTCAGCGGGATCCGAATGTGGGAGCGAGAGCAGCGTGAGTTGCGGCAGCAGCTGCGACTCCTACAGCGAGAGGCCGTGTCCTGGGTGTCCTCCTGACACCTTACTTGAAGACGGCATGCATTTCACGAACCCGCACAGTCGACTGTATCCCCATCACCCCGCGTCAAACCATGATCTCTGTGGACTCCATCCCGCTGAGTACACCAACATCCAGCACAGCCACACGTCTAATCCCGCGGTCCACAGCTACCACCTGAGCGTCGCACGCGGGCCGACCTGCCCTCACGATCAGCCTCCACCTGACGCCCCCCCAAAGCGCCCACTCTACCCCTTGCCCCCTCATCTCCAGCACCAGCCGCTGGCGGCGCGCTCCAGCTGCCCGGGGGACTACCACTCTCTGCCCCAGTCCAACCCTCACCCCCCCGGCTCTCCGCTGGGCCGCTGCCTGGCCCCCACCCGAGCAGAGAGCGTGTCAGACTCACACCTGTACGAGCACCTCTCCACCTTGCACCATCACCACCGCACAAAAGCTCTGCCCGGGTGGGACTCGTACTACAGACAGCCTCATTTACCTCCATCTAGGTACGAGCAATCGGCCTATCAGAGCCTGCCGGACACGCGGCAGTCTTCCTGGCATTCCCCTCCCTGGGCGCAGGACGGCTACGCCCCACACCACTCCTCTCACCCAGCCCTGCACCCATCCCCAACACATTACCTAAACCACCCACCGCCCCGATCTCACTCTCCTCACCCTCCCCACCCATCGAGCACCCCTCTCCCTCCGtacagctcccacctgtcagtGCCCTCTCACGCCCAACCCTCCTACATGCACCCCGAATCCTCTGCGCACAGCCGCTACGAGGACGCGAGGGAGAAGGTGTATGTGAACCTGTGTAACATCTTCCCCTCGGAGCTGGTGAGCCGGGTGATGGCAAGGAGCCCCCACGTCACGGACCCCCAGCAGCTCGCAGCTGCCATCCTCACGGAGAAAACCCAAACGCGATACTGA